Proteins encoded together in one Aurantiacibacter aquimixticola window:
- a CDS encoding sensor domain-containing phosphodiesterase, giving the protein MGHAAQILPEFEAPAPPLADELVNDPAIERILGSVRGHLGVEIAFVARYIEGEQRELTHVSTDLDLPMGPGYRNPRDEGYCWHILNGRLPELIQDAADHPLTETMEITHFLPVGCHINTPLRLSDGTVWGSFCALGRNPDRTMNERDLDILKSFASLAAERIESSLEHDVLTYEARKRVESMLDGHGVSTFQQPIVSLGSGDPVGVECLSRFPDLTKRGPEAWFEDAELVGLGKELEMTAVRCALDTLGHIPDGLYATINVSPQTVATGALRELLESVEPGNIVVEITEHCQVDDFDELAREIAALKAHAKIAIDDVGTGYAGLRHIVDLQPDILKMDMVLTRGIEADPARKAMTAALVQLAHEIGCTLVAEGIETEHEARVMRKLGVDCGQGYLFSRPLPVVAAQQYLMEHAAKG; this is encoded by the coding sequence ATGGGACACGCCGCACAAATCCTGCCCGAATTCGAGGCACCCGCCCCGCCGCTCGCAGACGAGCTGGTGAACGACCCTGCAATCGAGCGCATTCTCGGCAGCGTGCGGGGGCATCTCGGCGTCGAAATTGCCTTTGTGGCACGTTATATCGAAGGCGAGCAGCGCGAGCTGACGCATGTCAGTACCGATCTCGACCTGCCGATGGGGCCGGGTTACCGCAATCCGCGTGACGAGGGCTATTGCTGGCACATCCTAAATGGTCGCCTGCCCGAGCTGATCCAAGATGCAGCCGATCACCCGCTGACGGAAACGATGGAGATTACCCACTTCCTGCCCGTCGGCTGCCATATCAACACGCCGCTCCGCCTGTCCGACGGAACGGTATGGGGCAGTTTTTGTGCATTGGGCCGCAATCCCGATCGCACGATGAACGAACGCGATCTCGACATCCTCAAAAGCTTTGCGAGCCTTGCGGCGGAGCGGATCGAGTCTTCGCTCGAACACGATGTGCTTACCTATGAAGCGCGCAAGCGTGTCGAGTCGATGCTCGACGGCCATGGCGTCTCGACCTTTCAGCAGCCGATCGTCTCGCTGGGAAGCGGCGATCCTGTCGGCGTCGAATGCCTGTCGCGCTTTCCGGACCTGACCAAGCGCGGCCCGGAAGCCTGGTTCGAGGATGCCGAGCTGGTCGGCCTCGGCAAGGAACTCGAAATGACTGCCGTGCGCTGCGCGCTCGATACGCTCGGCCATATTCCGGACGGCCTGTACGCTACGATCAATGTTTCGCCGCAGACCGTCGCCACCGGGGCGCTGCGCGAGCTTCTGGAAAGCGTCGAGCCCGGCAACATCGTCGTCGAGATAACCGAACACTGCCAGGTCGACGATTTCGACGAACTGGCGCGGGAAATCGCAGCACTGAAGGCCCATGCGAAAATCGCCATCGACGATGTCGGCACCGGCTATGCCGGCCTGCGCCACATCGTCGATCTGCAACCCGACATCCTGAAAATGGACATGGTGCTCACGCGCGGGATCGAAGCCGATCCGGCGCGCAAGGCGATGACGGCGGCGCTGGTCCAGCTGGCACACGAAATCGGCTGTACGCTCGTTGCCGAGGGGATCGAGACCGAGCACGAAGCGCGCGTGATGCGCAAACTCGGCGTCGATTGCGGTCAAGGCTATCTGTTCTCGCGCCCGCTACCGGTGGTCGCGGCACAGCAATATCTCATGGAACACGCCGCGAAGGGCTGA